Genomic segment of Geotrypetes seraphini chromosome 4, aGeoSer1.1, whole genome shotgun sequence:
CTATCTTTCAGGAACCCCCTCTAATTGCATTCTCGCGCCCTAGGAATCTAAAGAATTTGTTGTCTACTCGGGTCACCAACAGCAGTCCTGGCTCTCATCTACCTTGTGGACGTTGTTCCATGTGTGCAAACACTATTACTGCATCTAGTTGGCATGATTCTTATACCCACAGGGAATTTCAGTTAAGGAGTCACACCACTTGTGAATCACGGTGGGTTGTGTATGTCATCAACTGTCCCTGTGGGTTATCCTACATAGGTCGCACATGTAGAATGATCAAAACCAGGTTGACGGAACACAAGAGTAGACTTCACCAGGCTGTCGAGTCGGCTCCTATGGTTTCCCATTGTTTACAATTGGGCCATGAATTCCAACACTTAACATGGATGGTGCTGGAACAAATTCCTGATACCTATAGAGGAGACAGAATGACACAACTCCAATTGAGAGAACAACATTGGATTTTCAAGCTTAACACGGTCATTCCGGGGGGTCTGAATGAATGTGTGGAGTGGAACACCATAGTTTGAGCTAGTGGTGACTCctccttgttttttcttcttaacctttttttcttcttagttgttTTTGATTGGTTGAAAGTGGCTGATGTCATTTTGGATCTGCTTTTAAGCCCAGTCAGTTGCTTCTgcgggctctcctgcttccctcccagccggttctgctccagccttaagatcctgatgaagggtttcacccgaaaccagttgatcctatgactattctggtctcccgcaatgctcattgacttcatttggctcgctttaaaaagctaagttggctgtggtttcattttgtatcttggggattaggctggggaggactctatgagtgggttttcagtttgattcactctctcactagttcactgtttgtgacttatttattgttattaattctgcacagttgattttgcacactagggacgcccgatgatggtgtgcaggcggggtgattcacctccgtctttgtaagtggaagcgctggagtttgttctcccgtcgctaacaacctcacactgagagcgcccctttccttcaattgatatttggtacctgtgtggtttggtttgttaggagtgattagctgacagacacactcatagagtccttattgacatttttgcctcctttttgtatctttttaagcaccttttggcaaactTAGAGGAGCTTATAGTTTAGCTACTATATTATCCAACAGTACTCAATTAATTGAATCTGTATTAAATACAATGGAATCTTGGATGCAATAATTCAAGCTGAAATTAAATTGGGAAAAGACTAAATTCTTTTTTGTATCCACTCAAAAGATCGACTTTGAACCAACAATTAAGATCAATCCAGTGTCATTTAAAATAAGCCCTACAATTAAAATTCTGGGCGTTATTTTTGATCAGTGTTTGACTATGAAAGCTCAGATAGATGCAGTGGTCCAGAAGAGTTATTATACTCTGTGGAAACTTCATACTGTCGGATCTTACTTTGATGCTACTGCTTTTACTCTCTTAGTTCTTGAGCCTACcaaggtatgagcgacgcagaaatagaagagaagattagattagatagttcAGACACTACTtctgagtattttggattattgtaatgttatataTTTGATAAGTACTAAGAAAAACTTGACTAGACTGACCttggtccaaaatacagctgtaagaacgatttatggcctgaagaagtatgatcatgtcactccttattATCGTGAGTTGTATTGGATCCCAGTAGAGGCATGGGTTATTTTCAAGTTGGGATGTTTATTATAAAGTAGCTTTTGGTGCCGCTCCTTCATACCTTGTTGAAAGATTTGTGATCATGACTCGTGAGAGGAGCAGAAAATCTCCtgccctatttacgttcccttctgtaaaaggttgcgAGAGTAAGAgacatcatgggcattgtctcTTATCGGGCTGCTTCTTACAACAATGACTTCCATCCATTATTGATAAGATCTATATCTTATAAGCATTATAGAAAACTGTTGAGGACTTGTTTTCTCCAAATTTCTGACTAGCTAAATTTCTGACCTGCTAAATTTTCTTCGCATCTCGCTAATACTGTAATttcccatagcataatcttttgttaaccacttTGAACTAATGGCTATGCGAtctagaaatctgctattatgttatgtttcttACAAGTGCGTAGCATTCTCTGCAATCTGGAAGTTTCTAATGAGGTTTCTAACGTATGGAagcatccaaagcctccatcgcgcGAAGGGTCCAGGAGAACATTCTTTacgcttacttgatggcagggaagcggttggcggaggaacttcatgaccattcagccaGAGCGATGGCTATTTCTTGGAttcagtccagaggttttttccttggaggagttttgtcatgcgactacttggtcttccaagaatactttatTTCAGCATTAtcagttggatgtgggggcgcatgcggaggCTGCATTTAGTGCTTCTGTTGTTGCGGAGttagcgtttgcttcccacccagcttgaggattgctttgctacatcccattggtctctggattcatctgctgctgttgctaaggaaggaaaaattatgttcttatctgttaattttctttcctttagacgcagcagatccagagccccaccctttctggatattgactgtcggttttttcttttgcaatttTCAAAATCTGTTAttattgatagttgtattctgtgattattaccttttgaaattttttatgggaaataagttttttacatgctaagcatattgatgttacggatgcttgggcaaggagcaatactgaaaatgcaggaggtgtgccagccaataggaccacctgttaaccAGTTTCTCTATCTACACCTGctagtagatgtgtgctatcccattggtctccagattcatctgctgcgtctaaaggaaagaaaattaacaggtaagaacataatttttcctttttgcttTTCAGATATGAAACAATTAATGTCAATCTGATCAGCAAACCTGAATGGTTCCTGGAGAAAACACCACTTGGCCTGGTCCCAGCGCTGGAAACTGAAAAGGGTCAAGTGATCTATGAATCGCCAATTATATGTGACTATCTGGATGAAGCTTACCCTGAGAAGAAGCTGAACCCTGTAGACCCTTATGAGAAAGCAAAGCAGAAAATGCTGCTGGAAAACTTTTCCAAGGTATGTAGTCGCAAACATTGACAGAACAATCTCTTTACTTTTAGTCAAAATAGACAAGAAcccttatacagtggtaccttggattacgagcataatccattccaggagcatgctcgtaatccaaaatgctcgttatcaaagcgagtttccccataggaactaatggaaactcgctttgatacgtttcccccccaccgaggccagcagcgctgctcccccccccacgagaaccagcattgctccccccgaaggccccgcgATCCGACACCCtccctgccgccatcgggcacccccccccccccccccgccacaacctgaagtcccccagagccctcttcttactttaatgtagcactgGCATGTCGGcatcctcttctgtgctggccttgaaaggcatgtgcgcatgctcaaggcctgtgagtttacattctctccgagaatcttggagaatctcagagagaacgggaactcacaggccttgagcatgcgcacatgctcaaggccatcacagaagaggaggccgacatgccggtgctacattaaagtaagaagagagCTCTGGGGGaattcaggttgcggcggggggtggggtgccggatcgcgggggggggggagggtgccagttcacggggggagggggggggcgcttggtttctgaggcgccgattttgcaaatgttttgctcgtcttgcaaatcactcgcaaaccggtgcactcgtaaaccgaggtaccactgtatagctGGTGGCATTTAATTTGTTCTTgatatacaagtttcaagtttattataaaatttgatcaatcgcttattccaaattctaagcgatgaacaaatcgataaaattacaaaattaggggagacaaacataactaacaaaaagactaaatcttacaaaacataataaaaaccagctttgcaaacataataaaacacaaggaaagaataggaaaagaaatacaatctgattaataaaaagaaagacaattaagatcaaaaacaataggaaggggagggACAAAAACTCTCAAAAGATATAAAGATAAAATGAAACTCCTAGGCAATTCATTTagtcattaaatgcatctttaaaaagaaagcttttgagtttgctcttaaatttttccaaatttttttcctctcaagtaaattggaagggaattccatgtttgaggagctgtaatgGAAAAGATGGATTGCTGTCGTGTGTTGTTAATTTTAAGGGAGGGAATggttaataaatgttggtcattagaCCTCAGTAATCTAGATGAAGTATAAGGAATCAGTGCTttgtaaataaaagctggggttttagatATCGGAGATTTAAAGATGAGCaaacttaatttgtacattatacgatgtgcgacaggaagccagtgtgcttttttaagtaaagaagtcacatgatcaaatttcttggctttcataataagtttaattgaagcattctGGATGATCTGCAAACGCCTGATTTCCCTTTGAGCcattcccttaaatagggcattacagtaatcaatttttgaaatatataCCACCAATGTAAGTTATGATTTTGTCAAGGGTGCTTTGGGATCTCACTAGGCACTGTAGTCAAAATAGTATCTGTACTATGATGTAGCCTGAAACCAGGTATTGTTCTATATTACTTGTCTGACACTCTGACTGAAGATGCTGGTTGGCAATGGAATGGGCTCAAAGTGTCAGTGGAAATGGAGTAGAACAGTATTCTGCAATAGCACTTTTCTGCTTCGCTAAAGTCTGGACAGGAGAAGCAGGAACtggcattgtgtgtgtgtggggagggggggggtgttgaagCGAAGAGCTGTCAAGAAGCAAGGATGTCCAATCATCCCTCTGAAACAACAAGAAAAAGCAAGGAGGTTGTCTTTTCAACTAATAATAGTCTTTATTAGAAACAaaaggtcccaacaaggatcccagtttcggtgtTTAGAAGACGCCTTCTTCAAGGAACACTTTGCTGAAAACAACGCAGAGTCAAAAAAGGTTGTAAACGGGAAGAACCGTGTGCAGGCAAGCTGTACTGAGCTGAATGCTGGGAAAGTTCAGCACAGTATAGGTTGCCTTCAAACGATTCTTCCCGTTTAcagccgaaactgggatccttgttgggacctttTGTTTCTAATAAAGACTTTATTAGTTGAAAAGACATTccccttgccttttcttgtttCGTTTGTATCTCAGGTGAAGGGCTCTTCTGCCTATCTGCCAATCGTCACTCTGGCCAATAAGTGACAGGTGCAGCGTTTGATTCCTTGCGGTGTTTCTGTCCCTCATCCCCTCCCCACCAACTCTCCACTGAAGTGTATTTCAGACCATTCAGCTTAACTGATCTACCTGCAGCAGCCCAATCTGggtagaaatgcatttgttttttctGGCTTCAAAAGTTGATGGCTCCTAGAAATCTCTGTGCATATTTTGTTGCTGTGAAGATGAGGGAGTAGGTCATATGGAAACAGTATGACCACTAGGACTGAAGTTGCTCTAAATGGAACTGCATTACATACAGTATGTCATTCACATCAGGGTTAGAACACTCGCATAATTATGCCATCTGCAAAAGTCGAGATCTAGTTACAAAGCCTACATAttcatttcttatttttcatagtTCTGTTTGTCCATACAGAGTTTTATTTGTATGGGCCAACACTGGAAGAAATTTCTCAATAGGAAAACGGCAGTTTTAATTGTGTACATAAGTGGTgatgcttttcttctggtttTTCCTTTTGAAAAACAAATATGTGCTGCTTTTCCCTTGCTGAAAGGAGGACCTGTTCTACTTGTGTGAACATTTTTACATAATAGGGTATGGCATTATTCTgatactagggacttggattggccaccgtgagaacaggttcctgggcttgatggaccattggtctgacccagtaaggctataagGCTTATAAGactagaattttcttttttttctggatttccttagccctctctccctcctcccagttCTAAGCGGATTCTTTAAATCTAAGGAATTGAAGCACTTTCACATCTGTATTAGTCTTGCATATTAATTTGAAACTGCTTATAGTCCTTGCAAAAAGGATCTGGTTCTTTAAATCCATAAGGATGACCTTGGTGCAGCCTGGAAAAATCTTTAGAACTAGCCTTGGTATGCTACGGATCCTCCTAAACTAAAGTGTGCATAGCAGTTTCAGGCTGTCTGCATCATGCTTGTACATTCAGTAGCTTAGTGCTGTCTTATGTAGTCCCATAATCTTCCATTTTTGGGTTTTCCCAGTTGAGTGCTTCTGCAATCAAGATAATTAAGCcattgaaaactggagaggagcttGCTGCAGCCAAGGCAGCATTCAAAGAGCATCTCATCAAGTTTCAGCAGGTATGTCTTTCAGAAGCAGTACATGGTGCCTGGTGTGTATTAGTTGCTTCATTCATGAAGGGAGCTTTCTTTCCAAAATAATAttttcccaggacaagcaggcagcatattctcccaTGTGAGTAATTTCATCCACGGATCCCTGGTACGGACAGcattaaaagtgcatcgccactttaagaacttaaagtTCGCAAACTGCCCGtactgtgcatgcgcgagtgcctttccacCTGACGTAGGCtcgcggtacctcagttcttagttttccgcagatCTAAGAAGTCGTGTCTCTGAATGTGGTTCAGTTTTTTGCCATTTGCCTTTCCACTCGcacacattttttttcttctacttttATACTCTAAGAGTacttatattttctattttaaaaaaaaaacgaagaaactttttttttttttttttttccttattcttGCGGGTTTCGGCTGGCGAGGCTGTTTGATTTTCCTGAGCCATTGAGTTCAATTTGACTGAGGTGTTTTTTCTGTCAATGTCCCAGCTGTtatctggttttaaaaagtgttgcaGGTACCAAAGGCCAATTCTTTGTCAATACTCTCTAGACCGGTACAGCTTCATTGACAGGTAATAGctcaacatagaaacagacggcagataagggccacggcccatccagtctgcccaccctaatgaccctcccctacctttaccttgtgaatagatcccacgtgtcgatcccatttggccttaaaatcaggcacgctgctggcctcaatcacctgaagtggaagactattccagcgatcaaccaccctttcagtaaaaaagaacttcctggtgtcgcctcgcagtttcccgcccctgattttccacggatgccctcttgttgccgtgggacccttgaaaaagaagacatcttcctctgcctcgatgtggcccgtgagatatttgcaCGTCTCgattatgtctcccctctctctgcgctcctcgagcgagtatagctgtaatttttctaaccgttCATCGTACGGGagatcagcaggtggagactgagaccaaactttTGGTTATAGTACTTAATAACTGTCCCTCCCTCTATATAACAGTCTTCTTAGTCGCCATGCAGGTGGAttggtgagctgtacccatctccccttgttagggctgttggaatttgtgtaGGTCTCCTGGTCCCTGTTCTGGTGCCGGGCTGTGTTTGGGGGTCTTGTGCTGGGTCCCTCAGGTTCCTCACACccctcttcctccacctcccaaaattttgtagaggtgcctcaactgtaagccttgccaccaataCAGGCAAGGCAtacagctttgagagccagtggagtctgttctgtttaaaaaaaaaaaaaaaaaaatcctgaggcagtgccggtctgaagagTCTCTCTTCAGTGCTGAGTAATTGTATTTTTGTTAACCTGTACTTTTTATTTTACAGGCTAGGTTGTGTATTGTGCAATGAGCACTTTCACCGGGAGAAAGTGCTCACTGTGCTCCAAACGCGAAGCACTTGGCGGCCGACCTGTGCAAGCACTGTGCAGGCCGCCACGAAGGGGAATCCTCGTCGGCATCAGGTGTCGGCGTCCAGGCATCCTCTTCGAGTGCTTCGTGAACTGGCAGCTGACAGCGGGGAAGCCCAGGCGATCGTGGGCcggcactatcagttttgtgctcTTCCCTTTGATCTGGTCACGGCTCTGTGGACGTTCAGCAAGATTATGGTGGTCGTGGCAGTGGCCTggcgcaaggagggcattctgatTCACCCCTATCTGGACAACAGGTTGATCCACGCAAAGTCAATTCAGGAGAGTGCCTGGGTTACAgcttgggttgtggagtttctgcagtcactGGGATGGGTTGTCAACCTGTCCAAAAGCCAGTTGGTCCCGTCTCAgtgcctggagtaccttggggttcttttCGACACTGGCTTGGGGAAGGACTTttgccggaggcctgtatggccAAATTGCAGTCGCAGATTCACCTTCTGGTGGCTTCCCAATATCCTCGGGCTCAGAGTCTTCTCCAGgttctggggtcgatggcggcttccTTGGATGTGGTTCATAGGGCCCgagctagaggtctgcatgggaatggggattgtgggaatcccatggggatccccctaagcccacaggactcccatggggatacCTTCAAGGCTGATGGGACTCCCATAGGGATGGACCTGGAGTTCCTATCCCGAGCCCTACCTAATTTCCGGTCTGGTGCCAAGCTGAGCTCCTGAGTCCGACAAATCAGCAGCAACAGTGTCACGTAGGCAGTGATCTCAGCACGTAGGCACACAGACTCTTGtgtgcctacgtgctgagctcCATGCCTACGTAACAGAGACTGTTGCTGATTCGTGGGGAGGTGTCACGTGCAGGGCctggttctgctgcacgagccgCAATCTGGCTCAGAGCTAGAGCTAAGCAGGAATCGGTGGATGCCAAGGGCTGCTGAGCCGAAGCTGTAAAAACCCAGTGAGGAGCTGCGACCCGGGACCCGGGATTTTGGACTGCAGCAAGTGAGGATGAAAACTGCTCTGCCATTACCAGAATGATGCAACCCCGTGAGCTTGGATGGTCTGCTTTGTCTACCAAAATttgccatttctttccctcactctggcTCTCTTATTTCTTATTCTGTCACTAATTCtatcatctttctctctcatcattcagcatttccccctctctctctctctctctgctcctcttCTATCAAGCTTTTGTCCTTTCTCTCTagtatcttccctctccccctctttccatccagcatctgccctctctctcctgcttctgcccagcatctgatctgtttcctctcttcctcctttctgcccccctctGTCACCccatcatccacccttctccctcccccttccatccagcatctgcccatctttctctccctcctttcagcccagcatctgcttcatttctctttctctccattctattcagtgtctgccccatatttctctttcttcccttccatcagtatcctccccctctcctcccttccattcaatgtcttcctcccctctccttttctttacatccaccatttgtctttttctctctccccatacaTTCCAGTTTGTatgttatctttcccctttcagctAGTGTGACtgatccttcccccctttctatcTATAGTCTGTCTATCTATAGTCTgtctacatccagtatctacccacctgacacctcagccacCACCAGACTGACACGAAGCCTTCCTTCCGACATCAGCTCTGACTTCAGaggaagacttccgggtcggctacatatggtgtgctgcaggctgcctccaacccctgctgttatctggactcgaatgaaggggtgggagggagtgcatttatggacacagaaggcatgaattttgaagagaggatggaggaagggagggaaagagatactgaagtgggagagggaatgcgtttttggacacagaaggcatgaactgaggatagaggaagggagggaaagagaagctgaggtgggggagggaatagaaagggagaattgggtgtgtcagtgagcgggaaagagagatggttgtgtatacatggggaatggaagaaagaggagaatttttggtcatagggagggagtgaggtacagatgagtgagaaatgtggtggaaagggaacagtgggacagattgaaagggatgcaagagggaggaggcATGTTggaacatagtggtgaagggaatggagaggTGAAATGGGCCCGTTTTGCCGTCGGAGAATCAGAATGAGTATCTTAATACCTAAAAGTGATACAAAAAAAGTGTCACCATCATGTACTTGCACTCAGCCCCGTTAATCTACTGCAGACAACCCAACCTTTGCCACTAAAATGACTTCAACTTTTCAGCAAGCTGATAAAATATTCATCTTAAATAACAAGAAAATAACCTAACACTACGCCTATGTAATTTACCACTGGCACCACAGCAGTAACCATCATAAGCTCATAAATGACATGTGCTTGCAAAAAAATCTTAACTCTAAACATATTAATAACACATACTTTCAAAAATCATTACTGTGACTCCGAAGAGCTTGATCCGTTTGTACTGTCCTGCCAGAGCACCTGAATAATGACGTCTACAAAACTACCCCATGCTGCGGCAAACTTAGTCTACCACGCCCCCTTCTTTTGGCAACGAGGCTTGAATTGACTAACTCGCAGCTTCCGCAATCACAAAACTACTAAAAATACTCGTGAAAGAGACAGCGTGCGTCATCTTGCCGAATGGCAGTGTGAAGCAGaagctccataagaacataagaacataagaagcgccatctccggatcagaccttcggtccatcaagtccggcgatccgcacacgcggaggccccgccaggtatacacctggtttattttatagccaccctatctttatatgcctttctcaaggagatatgcatctagtttgcttttgaagcctaggactgtcgattccgcaataatctcccctgggagagtattccagatgtccaccactctctgtgtgaagcagaacttcctgacattagtcctgaacttgtccccccttagcttcatttcatgtcctcttgtccgtgtcaaattggacaatgtaaataatcttctctgctctattttgtcgattcctttcagtattttgaaggtctcgatcatatccccacgcagtctccttttctcaagggagaacaatcccagtgttttaagtcgatcctcatattccagtttctccatacccttcactagtttagttgctcgtctctgcaccctctccagcagttttatatccttctttaggtagggagaccaatgttggacgcagtattccaagtgaggtctgaccattgtcctataaagcggcattattactttctccgatctactcgagattcctttctttatcatgcccaacattctatttgccttctttgccgctgccgcgcattgtgccgacggcttcagggtcctatctatcagtacacccaggtctctttcttgttcactttttcccagagttgcacctgtcattttgtactcgtattccttattcttactgcctaaatgcattaccttgcatttctccacgttgaacctcatttgccatttctccgcccatttttctaaccgacacaaatcgctctggagttcctcactatcctcctgcgatctgattgcccggcagagttttgtgtcgtctgcaaacttgatgatctcactggatgttccgttttccaagtcattgatataaatattaaaaaggatcggcccaagtaccgagccctggggtacaccactagtcactttctcccagtcagagaacttcccatttatgcccactctctgctttcggttttccagccatttgcctatccatctttgtatatctccctctatgccatggctttgtagtttcctgagaagtctttcgtgtggaactttgtcgaacgctttctggaaatccaagtatattatgtccaccggctttccactatcaatttgctcgttcacggtctcaaagaattggagtaaattcgtcaaacacg
This window contains:
- the LOC117359623 gene encoding glutathione S-transferase omega-1-like isoform X3; amino-acid sequence: MPAATRSLQKGSAAPGPVPAGLTRIYSMRFCPYAHRAVLVLEAKGIKYETINVNLISKPEWFLEKTPLGLVPALETEKGQVIYESPIICDYLDEAYPEKKLNPVDPYEKAKQKMLLENFSKLSASAIKIIKPLKTGEELAAAKAAFKEHLIKFQQLIPDTLFLGGDSVSMIDYMVWPWFERLSMFGVEEVARTADGSTSSGFLC